One Helianthus annuus cultivar XRQ/B chromosome 7, HanXRQr2.0-SUNRISE, whole genome shotgun sequence genomic region harbors:
- the LOC110866381 gene encoding polcalcin Syr v 3 codes for MADEDQEHLERIFKRFDTNGDGKISSTELGEALKMLGSVSHEEVQRMMAEIDTNGDGSISYQEYMDFCNANRGLMSDVAKIL; via the coding sequence ATGGCAGACGAGGATCAAGAACACCTTGAGAGAATCTTTAAGCGGTTTGACACCAACGGGGACGGGAAGATCTCGTCAACAGAGCTTGGAGAAGCTTTGAAGATGCTCGGCTCTGTGTCACATGAAGAAGTCCAACGTATGATGGCTGAAATCGATACTAATGGAGACGGGTCTATTTCTTATCAAGAGTACATGGACTTTTGTAATGCGAACCGGGGGTTAATGAGTGATGTTGCCAAGATCTTGTGA